A genome region from Pyrenophora tritici-repentis strain M4 chromosome 9, whole genome shotgun sequence includes the following:
- a CDS encoding Tymo-45kd-70kd multi-domain protein: protein MADTARRGIAQKHGRPGSRIVPAIPYRLYKAQPSARPITPEESNKGTVTQQPESQPESQPEPHPVAEQQSEEQPEEHHVGAADTPPTPDSRASEAGKRETDESVVASVPSKSEEEDTAAADVHDAGKEKHVNGHVEHAPTTTTESQATPKPAVNGVHRKLTIPSHLPPPFYPSNRTPPADVNGRTHSPLHRHQLSAGAVVFQSANVSPTIPITPQEPELDTNGQHSLARPPPGFGPPQLAPFFAGPVQHVSEAGAPWQLPPHTVAPPDTAYENGVEYRPSQFGAPNAYPNPYNGHFSPEEAAFAANGAITSHSQSPSKAHFGEVMPSSEHGEDQHAVSYQNGSAPPAEHLEQSPFELASYLSTQFGNPEFADFILQIRSPESILVSMPVHGIVVVRSPVIADAIRRSPAPSHRSRDARRLVDVLALDPFASRESLEEAVKVLYGAPLISAPTFLYGLTPYMYEADQVSPSNDAGRRMRQVLSYIAAARTLQMPSMQARGIEIARMLLRWDTVDQVLQYALQANLGSRSRADSQDTEDPFVAMLLNYALEFIAFTFPVDFKLYSIAPEFKETPRLPPLVEPRQSTHNPRLSKIRFGDAPPEDELQPSHATVVLSTILLSLPLPLIERLFNHRATANQIGWTGAVKILRDVVNERENRRKKVSRGQLKPAQGGTMSAVLLNNVFLEEHVEQVEPSPLHPSGHRLITKRVAGEV, encoded by the exons ATGGCCGACACAGCACGTCGCGGCATTGCGCAGAAGCATGGCCGCCCCGGATCGCGCATCGTGCCTGCCATTCCATATCGTCTGTACAAAGCCCAACCCTCTGCGAGGCCCATCACACCCGAGGAGTCCAACAAGGGCACTGTGACTCAGCAGCCGGAGTCGCAGCCGGAGTCACAACCGGAGCCGCACCCTGTGGCGGAGCAGCAGTCAGAGGAGCAGCCAGAAGAGCACCACGTAGGCGCTGCAGACACTCCGCCCACGCCAGACTCACGGGCCTCTGAGGCTGGAAAGCGAGAGACGGACGAGTCGGTCGTAGCCAGTGTCCCATCCAAGTCTGAAGAGGAAGACACGGCGGCTGCAGATGTTCATG ACGCAGGAAAAGAAAAGCATGTCAACGGCCATGTTGAACACGCGCCCACTACGACGACGGAATCTCAAGCAACACCAAAGCCAGCCGTGAATGGCGTACACCGCAAGCTAACCATACCCTCGCACCTGCCGCCGCCCTTCTATCCTTCGAACAGGACGCCACCGGCAGATGTCAACGGGCGAACGCATAGCCCGTTGCATCGGCATCAGCTCAGTGCAGGTGCTGTCGTTTTCCAGAGCGCGAATGTGTCACCCACGATTCCCATTACACCCCAGGAGCCCGAGCTGGATACAAACGGGCAGCATTCCTTGGCTCGTCCTCCGCCCGGCTTTGGTCCTCCACAGTTGGCGCCCTTCTTCGCTGGTCCGGTTCAGCATGTGTCAGAGGCAGGAGCACCCTGGCAACTACCCCCGCATACTGTTGCACCACCTGATACAGCCTATGAGAACGGCGTTGAATACCGACCTTCGCAGTTTGGAGCTCCCAATGCCTACCCGAACCCCTACAACGGTCACTTTTCCCCGGAAGAGGCAGCTTTCGCCGCAAATGGGGCCATTACCTCTCACTCGCAGTCACCGAGCAAGGCCCACTTCGGCGAAGTAATGCCAAGCTCGGAGCATGGTGAGGATCAGCATGCTGTGTCATATCAGAACGGCAGTGCACCCCCAGCTGAGCATCTGGAACAGTCACCTTTCGAGCTGGCGAGCTACCTGTCTACGCAGTTTGGCAACCCCGAATTTGCCGACTTCATTCTGCAGATACGTTCGCCAGAATCCATTCTGGTATCGATGCCAGTACATGGCATTGTCGTCGTACGCAGTCCAGTCATAGCCGACGCTATCCGTCGTAGTCCGGCTCCCAGTCATCGCAGCAGGGATGCGCGCCGCCTGGTTGATGTTCTTGCATTGGATCCTTTTGCCTCGCGAGAGTCCCTGGAAGAAGCTGTCAAGGTACTTTACGGAGCTCCGCTCATATCGGCGCCAACCTTCTTGTACGGGCTCACTCCTTACATGTATGAGGCCGACCAAGTGTCTCCATCAAACGATGCTGGCAGGCGCATGCGACAAGTATTGAGCTACATCGCGGCGGCTAGGACCCTTCAGATGCCTAGCATGCAGGCACGTGGTATCGAAATTGCCAGGATGCTTCTTCGTTGGGACACCGTCGACCAGGTGTTGCAGTATGCGCTACAAGCCAATCTTGGGTCACGCTCAAGGGCTGACAGCCAGGATACCGAGGATCCATTCGTCGCGATGCTGCTCAACTATGCTCTCGAGTTCATTGCCTTCACCTTCCCAGTCGACTTCAAGTTGTACTCGATCGCGCCTGAGTTCAAAGAAACCCCGCGTCTGCCGCCGCTAGTCGAGCCCCGACAATCTACGCACAATCCACGGTTGAGTAAGATCCGTTTCGGTGATGCGCCCCCTGAGGATGAGTTGCAACCAAGCCATGCGACTGTTGTGCTTTCCACCATCCTTTTGTCGCTGCCGCTCCCGCTCATAGAGCGTCTCTTCAACCATCGTGCGACGGCCAACCAGATTGGCTGGACTGGTGCCGTCAAGATCCTAAGAGATGTCGTCAACGAACGCGAGAATCGGCGCAAGAAGGTATCACGCGGTCAACTGAAGCCGGCCCAAGGGGGCACCATGTCTGCCGTACTGCTCAATAATGTCTTCCTTGAGGAGCATGTGGAGCAGGTTGAGCCATCACCTCTCCATCCTTCGGGTCACCGACTGATAACAAAACGGGTCGCTGGTGAGGTATGA